The Candidatus Roizmanbacteria bacterium CG_4_9_14_0_2_um_filter_38_17 genome contains the following window.
GTTTGGGATCTGGTGAAACCGCTCAACTTAAGGTCCCACCCTTCACTTCGTAAAGGCCTCGCCTTGTTTCGCTTAGGTTTTTGTTGACAAGTTTAGGCTGATTGTGGTTTACTTAATGTAATGCCCAATCCAATTTCTGATATTAAAGATAAGTTCAAGAAAGATAATGTCAGCGTAATCAATGCAGACCCAGTCACTCCTGTGGTGAATGATTCTCCTGTGGATCCAAATAAAGGAACAATGAATCCTGAGAAACGCACAGGAATAGATATTTTAACTCGCTTAACTCAGCGTTCAAATCAGACAATGATGGCGGGGGTTAACAAAGCTAAAGAGTTACATAGCCAATTCATAGATACAGAACACGTGTTTTGGGGTCTATTGACAGATCCAGGTATATATAAGCTTCTTTCTGAGATGAAAAAAACACCAAGCGAGATCCAGACAGATGTTGAGGCAGTGCTAAAACAAGGCGATAGTCATGATAGTCCTCAGTTTTCTCCTCGAGTAAAGCGGGTATTAGAGTATTCGTTGTCTGCAGCCAGATCGTTGGGTTATGAGTTTATTTCACCTGAACATCTTTTATTAGCGCTTATACAAGAGGGTGAGGGTCAAGCAGCGCAGATAATGAGCAAGCATGGATTAAGTGTCGAAGAGGTGAATAAAAAAATATCTGGTAAGACAACAAGCGTGGCAGGTGAAGAAACAAAAAAACAGTTATCAGCTATTGAGCAATTCTCGCATGATCTTACCAAGGCAGCTAAAGATGGAAAACTAGACCCAGTTGTTGCCAGATCAGCTGAGATTGAACGCATGATGCATATTTTATTACGTAGATCAAAGAATAATCCCGTGTTAATAGGAGAAGCTGGAGTAGGAAAAACAGCAATCGTGGAAGGCTTAGCGCAGAGAATTGCGAGTGGAAACGTACCTGAATCACTGATGAATAAGAGAATATTATCCATTGACTTAATGAGTATTATTGCTGGCGCAAGCCATCGAGGAGAATTTGAAGAAAGACTAAAAAATCTAATTAAGGAGATTAAAGCCTCTAAAGGGGAAATAATTATTTTTATTGATGAGATTCATAATATGGTAGGTGCCGGTGGTGGGGGAAACTCAATGGATGCTTCTAATATATTAAAGCCATCGCTTGCCCGGGGAGAGCTGCAGACGATTGGTGCTACTACGGTGGCTGAATATCGTAAATATATGGAAAAAGATCGGGCTTTGGAGCGACGTTTCCAGCCGGTTATGGTTGATGAGCCTACGCCAGAGAAAGCATTACAGATGGTACGAGCTCTCAAAGATAAATATGAAGCATTTCACAAAGTATCTATTCCAGAAGCTGCTCTAGAGGCGGCGGTGCGGTTATCTCATAGATATATAGGTGATAGATTTTTACCTGACAAAGCTATAGATTTAATAGATGAAGCTGCCTCGTCCATTAGGCTACCCTCTATATCACTGCCAGAGGAAATTCAGAGCTTAAATGAGCAGATAAAACGACTTATAGCCGATAAAGAAGAAGCTGTCAAAATTAATGATGATGTTCAAATAATAGGACTTGATCGAAAGTTAAAGAAATTTCAACAAGAACTTGGTGAAAAACAAAAAGCGTATGAGATGAAAAAAGCGACTACTACAACTGAGGTAACGGTTGAGGCAATTCAGGATATTGTTTCCCGCTGGACAAATATTCCAATCTCTAAACTAACAGAGTCTGAAACTAATAAGCTACTAAATTTAGAAGACATGTTGCATGCGCGATTAATTGGTCAAAAACAAGCAGTAACTGCAGTAGCGGAAGCCGTGCGCCGTGGGCGAGCAGGCTTAAAATCTACTAAACGGCCAGTAGGATCGTTCATTTTTATGGGGCCAACGGGTGTGGGTAAAACAGAGTTAGCTAAAGCATTAGCTGAGATATTATTTGGATCAGAAGAGCGCATAGTAAGGCTAGATATGACTGAATATATGGAAAAACACGAGGTTGCAAAGTTAATTGGTGCTCCTCCAGGATATGTTGGATATGAAGAGGGAGGTCAATTAACAGAAGCAGTACGTCGACACCCCTATTCTGTTGTATTGATGGATGAAGTAGAAAAAGCTCATCCAGATGTGTTTAATATTTTACTGCAGGTGCTTGATGATGGAAGACTGACTGATAATAAAGGACGGACAATTGACTTTAAAAACACAATTCTTATAGCAACTAGCAATATTGGAACTGAATTGATACAGGAAGACATGGTTCAGGAGGGTACTTTTGAAGCAGTAGTTGAACCAGTTTCAACTCTAGTTTATTCACCAACGGGACGCATCGTATTAACACAAGGCAATAGAATGTGGCAAAAAGAGAATAGAGATGTGGCCTGGAAATATGGTGCATTAGAAGATTATTTTCAAGGTGAAGATTTGTCTCAAGCAGCTCCCTTAGACTTAAAACAGAAATTTCCAGTTGATGGCTTTGATACTCACATGATTGCACCCTCAGGGGAAGAACTTATAACTCGAGATAATCGACTGTGGAGACGTACATCTACTACTAGTAAAGCCTGGGAGTTAAGTAAATTGTTGGATTATTTTAAAGGACACGAGGTAACTAATGCAGGCGCGGATAAGCCGGAACAGCAGCTACCAACTGCAAAGCTCTCGACGGTGGCAGTATCACCATCGGAAACACAAATTATTACATATGGAGATAGATACTGGATGCGCAATGGCATGGCTTCACTTAAGTGGGAAACTGGTTTTCTAGCAGATTATGTTATTGGTACGCTAACAGGTAACTCTATTGTCCAGGAAGTTGCGATAGTTGCGCCGCAAGTGGCAGCTGTCTCAACTAGTGGACCATCAGAACCTGACATAGAGTTGCAGAAGAAAGTTAAAGAGCTAATGACAAGTGATAGTGGGCAATTGGTAGAAAAAATAGATAAAAGTGAGCCTTTACCTGCTGATGGATGGAGTGCACACTTTTTCAATGATAAAGGAGAAGAATTTATTGTCAAAGGTCGTAAGTACTGGAAACGTAAACAATTTAATGAAAAAACTTGGCAGAGTGGAATGTTGCCTGAATTATTCACTTCTTACACAATCCAAAATGCTGCTCCAGACAGCGTCGAACAGATGCATCCTCTTGGAGAAGAAGTAAATAAATTACAAACTGAGCAAGAGAGCGAGGATAAAAAGAAATATGCTCAGCTAAAGAAGATGTTGACTGAAAAGCTTCAAGAATTCTTTAGACCGGAGCTTATTAATCGTTTTGATGATGTCCTAGTCTTTAAGCCATTGTCACAATCAGAACTATTAAAAATAGTTGACCTACAGATAGCGGGATTGGCAGACTTATTAGAAGATCAAAATATTGGCTTGCAGGTTTCTGATTCTGCTAAGAAAGAGTTAGGCGTAGAAGGATATGATCCTATGTTTGGAGCTAGACCACTGCGCCGAACGATTCAACGCATGCTGGAGAATCCAGTATCTTCTATGATTATTAAAGGAGAACTTAAATCAGGAGATATTGTTATCGTTGATTATAACGGTAGCGAGTTTATCTTTACTGCGAATACGCGTTTAAAGCGTCCAAGTAAGATAGAAACGGAGGTGAATACAATGGATAATAACAATCTACAACAAGATCCGACACAGACACCGCCAGTAGTACCACCAGTGACAGAAACATCAAAAGTGGATGCGCCAGCACCAACAAGTGGGATACCAGTAGATGACGTAAGTCAGCCAGTGGTACCTGAAACACCACCTGTGCCAGTAGTGCCTTCAGTTGATATTGCTACGAAAATGCAGACTCCTTGGAGTAGTTAAATAAGAAAATAAGGACAAGGCTCGCTGTTTTATCTAAATATTAAAGGCAAGGCCTTTAATATTTTTCAGTTGACAAATAAATAAATTGTATTGGAAATAGAGATAAAAATTTAATAAAACATAAAGTAGTCAATAAGGAATGTGAAGAAGTGTTTTTTAATCAACCATTAATCATTAATTCTGATAGCAAACATTTCAAAAATGAATATAGATACCAAGCTTTAGGAAAAACAAGCGCAAATAGATTATTATTTATTGCATTTACTCATAGAAACAGACTTATAAGGATTATTTCTGCCAGAGACCAAAATAAGAAAGAAAGGAGGCAATATGAAAAAGCTTAAAACAATACCAAAATTTAAAACTGAAGATAACGAACGAGAGTTCTGGACAACTCACGATTCAACTGATTATGTTGATTGGAGTAAAGCAGTAAAAAACCCTGCCATGCCCAATCTTAAACCATCTACAAAGCCTGTAACCGTAAGATTGCCAGAATCACTACTTGTTGATCTAAAAACCTTAGCCAATAAACAGGATATACCTTATCAATCGTACATGAAAATGATATTAGCTGATAAAGTAAAGAGAGAATACTCTGCAAAATAACACCTTTGCATGGGGTCTTGCCTTTGGTAGGTTAACACCTTATAATTACCTATGGTAGATTTACAGTTTGCTGGCATGGAAAACATGTCAGATCTTCATCAGCATTTAGGATCTTCATCGACAGCAAATTTTCTATGGGAGCTAGCTCATCAACAAGGCATTAAGTTGCCTGAGAAAGACTACTGGAAATTTATGCAGCTTATAAGGATGGATACAAGTGTTTCCTTTGAGGAATATGTTACACGTTTTTTTGAAATTCCAGAGAGGATTCAATCTAGTCCTTATGCAGTAGAGCGATCAGTGCACCATGCTATTTCCAATACTTACCGCAAAGCCAACGCAAAACTAATAGAAATTAGATTTAATCCAATGCTTAGAAATAGAGGAGGAGAGCACGATTTGGATAAAATTATATTGGCATCAGTTATAGGAATGAAGAAGGCTGTTCTAGAATATCCAGTTTCAGCTGGAATCATTTTAATGATGGATAGAAGGTTTAGTAAAACTAAGAATGAAGTAATCGTAGATAAAGCAATTAAGTTTCATAGAGATGGTGTAGTGGGAATTGATCTAGGCGGACCAAATAGTGAAAAATTTAATTATCTGCAAATTGCAGATGCAGTTGCAAAAGCGAAAGAAGCTGGTTTGGGGGTTACTGTTCACACTGGTGAATCTACTCCCGCAGAAGATGTCTGGAGCGCCGTTGAAATCCTTAAACCCGATAGAATAGGGCATGGGGTACGAGCATCTGACGACGTTAAACTTATGAAGTATTTAGCCAAGAAAAATATTGTACTTGAGGTTTGTCCTACTTCAAACTTGCGAGTTAAGTTTGTGAAAGATTTGAAAGATATGAAGAGAATTTTGCATAAATTTATGGAATACGATGTAAAGTTTACAATTAATTCTGACAATCCACAATTGTTGCAGACAAATGTTTCTAATGAGATGGATCTTTTGTATAAAAATGGTATCCTAGACAAGAAGCAGATTGAGCAGTGTCTTAAAAACTCTCTAGAAGCATCTTTTATTCGTTAATGAAAAGTAAAACTGATAGACTACGTGAGATTAGAGATGAAGTTCTTGAACTAGAGTTGTCACCGCTGTATGAGTATCGGAAAGCCAATAACTATTTCCCAGTGTTAGGAGAAGGAAGCCATGACTCCAAAATTATATTCATAGGTGAAGCACCTGGAAAAAATGAGGCAGAAACTGGCAAGCCATTTTGTGGTGCATCGGGGAGGATATTAGATGAATTGCTTACCTCTGTAGATATTGAGCGCTCTCAAGTGTATGTTACAAATATTGTAAAAGATCGCCCACCAAATAATCGCGATCCCAAGCCAGATGAAATAGCATTGTATTCGCCATTCTTAATTCGCCAAATTAATGTTATCCAACCAAAAGTTATTGCGACACTAGGAAGATTCTCCATGGTGTTTATTATGGAGCAATTTGGGCTAGGTGATGAATTGAAGCCAATTAGCAAGATGCATGGGATGGTTTTTGATGCAAAAACAGATTCTGGTAATGTAAAGATTTTGCCACTTTATCACCCAGCTGTCTCGGTATATAACCCTAATACAAAAAAAGATCTACTAGCTGACTTTCAGACACTAAAAAAGTTGCTCATTCCAGGAATGTCAACCTAGTACATTCCTGGAATGGGTTTGTCTTCATGAAGTGATATACTTGCAGACTCATGGCAAAACGAGTAAAAGTTACTGTTGTCATCCCACTGGAAGATAGAAGTAAGTATCTATCTGAGACGCTTTTGTCTTATGAGAAGCAGACATATAAAAATTTTGAGGTTATTCTTTCTTCAACCAACAAGTTTCAAGTTAAGCAGAAGTTTGCAAGGTTGATTGTAGATAAAAGCTTAGCTGGTGATCCGGCAAGTAAGAGGAATAAAGTAATAGATCATGGTAAGGGAGAAATAATTATATTCAATGATGACGATGTTTTTGTACCACCTGGCTATATTGAACGCATAGTTGAGTTGTTTAGTAAGTCAGAGACATATGGAGCGGGTGGACCACTTCTGACACCTCCAAGTGATAACCTCCTCAAAGGAGCTGGTGGACTAGTGTGGGAGAGTTATGTTGGAAGTATGGGAGCGGGAGTTTTTCGTTCGCGTAAAATGAAACCTCGTGTGGTATATGACTACCCAGCTGCAAATTTAATTATTCGTAGAGATGTATTTGTTGAACTTGGTGGTTTTGAGTCAGGCATGTACCCTGGGGAAGATACAAAGCTGTGCTTGCTGTTATCTGAAAAGTACAATACAGGAATACAGTATAGTCCAGATCTATTTGTATATCACCATAGGCGTTCTTTGTTTAGACCTCACCTACAGCAAGTAGGTAGATATGGAACGCAGCGTGGTCAGTTTGCCCTTTCCTACCCTCAGACATCATTTACATTGCCATACTTTATCCCATCGGTGTTGCTGTTATATTTTTTAACACTACCTTGGACTGCTCATTACTCAAGGCTTGTCTTAATTCCAGGACTGTTGTATTTAGCAGTAATTATTGCAGAAGCAATGATCTTTGCTTATAAAAAGAATATAATAATCGCAATATTAATGGTGCCAGCTGTGATCACGACGCATATGTATTATGGATACAGGTTTATGGTGAGTTTTATGCGTAAATTAATTGTTAAGATCGGTAATTCTGTATGAAAATAGTTATTAGTTATCTGCCACTGCAAGGACCAGGAGTGCCCTTGTTGGGGCAAAACCGTCAGTTTCAGTGGTTTAGGAGCCCACTAACATCGTATGTAATTTATCCAGTTGTGCCAGCTAGCGCGGCAACCTTACTTTCAAAAAATGGACACGATGTCTTGTGGTTAGATTGTGCGGCAGAAAAATTAAATTACTCTCAATTTACCAAGAGGCTTGAGGAAAATACACCCGATGTAATGGCGATTGAAAGTAAAACACCCGTTATTAAGCAACACTGGAAGATAATTGATGATCTAAAGATAAGGTTTCCTAAGATGAAATTGGTATTGATGGGAGACCATGTTTCTGCTCTCCCTGAAGAATCGTTAGAACAGTCTAATGTTGACTATATTTTAATCGGAGGAGATTTTGATTTTAGATTGCTAGAGTTAGTAGATTACATGTCTGGTAAGAGCAAAAAACTAAGTACAGGCGTGTGCTATAGAGATAAAAACGGGAAAATTGTTCGTACGGGAGGCAATCAGAGAGGATATGATCTTAATTCGTTGCCAATGATTGATCGGGAGCTTACCAAGTGGCAGCTATATTCAAAAGGTAATGGAAACTTTAAATATACCCCCAACACCTACACCATGATTGGTCGTGACTGTTGGTGGAGGAGACCCGCAGAAGGAGGTAAAGCAGGGTGTACATTTTGTTCCTGGACGAGCATATTTCCAACCTGGAGTAAAGCAAGTCCAGAGAAGTTGTTAGATGAAATAGGACAACTAATAAATCTTGGTGTGAAGGAAGTATTTGACGATACTGGTACGTTTCCAACAGGAGTGTGGTTAGAGCAGTTCTGCAAAGGTATGATTAAGCGAGGGTACCATAAAAAAATAGTAATGGGCTGCAATATGCGAGCGGGGGCATTAACAAAACAACAATATCAGCTACTAGGAAGAGCTAATTTTCGCTTTGTTCTCTATGGGTTGGAATCGGTAAATCAAAAAACTCTGGATCGCATTAACAAAGGTACTACTCACCAACAGCTGGAGCAATCATTAAAATGGGCGAAAGAAGCTGGTCTTGAGCCACACATTACAACCATGTTTGGTTATCCTTGGGAGACCTTACGGGATGCAATGCGTACTGTGAAATTCATTCACCGATTATTTAAAAAGGGGCTGATTGACACTATGCAG
Protein-coding sequences here:
- a CDS encoding uracil-DNA glycosylase, coding for MKSKTDRLREIRDEVLELELSPLYEYRKANNYFPVLGEGSHDSKIIFIGEAPGKNEAETGKPFCGASGRILDELLTSVDIERSQVYVTNIVKDRPPNNRDPKPDEIALYSPFLIRQINVIQPKVIATLGRFSMVFIMEQFGLGDELKPISKMHGMVFDAKTDSGNVKILPLYHPAVSVYNPNTKKDLLADFQTLKKLLIPGMST
- a CDS encoding adenosine deaminase gives rise to the protein MVDLQFAGMENMSDLHQHLGSSSTANFLWELAHQQGIKLPEKDYWKFMQLIRMDTSVSFEEYVTRFFEIPERIQSSPYAVERSVHHAISNTYRKANAKLIEIRFNPMLRNRGGEHDLDKIILASVIGMKKAVLEYPVSAGIILMMDRRFSKTKNEVIVDKAIKFHRDGVVGIDLGGPNSEKFNYLQIADAVAKAKEAGLGVTVHTGESTPAEDVWSAVEILKPDRIGHGVRASDDVKLMKYLAKKNIVLEVCPTSNLRVKFVKDLKDMKRILHKFMEYDVKFTINSDNPQLLQTNVSNEMDLLYKNGILDKKQIEQCLKNSLEASFIR
- a CDS encoding B12-binding domain-containing radical SAM protein: MKIVISYLPLQGPGVPLLGQNRQFQWFRSPLTSYVIYPVVPASAATLLSKNGHDVLWLDCAAEKLNYSQFTKRLEENTPDVMAIESKTPVIKQHWKIIDDLKIRFPKMKLVLMGDHVSALPEESLEQSNVDYILIGGDFDFRLLELVDYMSGKSKKLSTGVCYRDKNGKIVRTGGNQRGYDLNSLPMIDRELTKWQLYSKGNGNFKYTPNTYTMIGRDCWWRRPAEGGKAGCTFCSWTSIFPTWSKASPEKLLDEIGQLINLGVKEVFDDTGTFPTGVWLEQFCKGMIKRGYHKKIVMGCNMRAGALTKQQYQLLGRANFRFVLYGLESVNQKTLDRINKGTTHQQLEQSLKWAKEAGLEPHITTMFGYPWETLRDAMRTVKFIHRLFKKGLIDTMQATILIPYPGTALYDQAMANDWLITNDYARFDMGEPVLKTPLSDKELKKVVRDSYSAFWSLGYIKRRIVEIRTLDDLKFLAFLGTKYVSKLLDFLPSNTLRQGL